Genomic segment of uncultured Tolumonas sp.:
ATTCATGCTGATCCTCGCAGCCACATTGGTTATCGGCAACCTGATCGCCGATGTTGCCCTGGCGTTACTGGACCCTCGTGTCCGCCTGTCTTGATAAGAGGGTTTAATCGTGGAGAAAACTATGCAGTCTGAAATTATTCTGGAACAAGACCCTCGCGAGCGGCCAAAAAGCACCGATGAACGTTATATCGCGCTGGTATGGCGTCGTTTTAAACGTAACAAACTGGCCTTAGTGTCGATGTGGCTGATTGTGGCAATGTTGATACTGGCGGTGTTTGCTTCCTTTTTTGCCCCACAAGATCCAGCGGAACGCAGTAACGAAAACGTCTATCTGCCACCGCAGTCGATTCATTTTTTCAGTGATGACGGTTTTTCTGTCCGCCCCTTTGTTTATCCGTATGAAACCACGTTTGATCCGGAAACATTTGAAGCGAAATATGCGCTGAACACCGATAAAAAAGTGTATCTGCAATTTTTCAGCGAAGGTTGGGAATACAACTTTCTGGGGATGACACTAAAAACACACCTGTTTTCCGCGCAAGATAATCAACGGATATATCTGCTGGGTACGGATGGCATGGGGCGTGATGAATTGAGCCGTATCTTCCACGGTATGGGCGTCACCTTGTTGATGGCGGGTTTAATCACCACGATCTGTGTGGTCGTCGGTAGCCTGGTGGGTATTACTTCAGGTTATCTAGGTGGAAAAGCGGACTTGTGGATCCAGCGTGTGGTTGAGCTGATGCTGGCCTTTCCCGAATTACCGCTCTATCTGTCGGTGATTGCGATTTTGCCGAAAACGGTATCGCCAAAAACCACCTTTATCCTGTTCGTATTGCTGCTGGGTTGCCTGAAATGGGCACAACTGGCGCGGGAAGTGCGCGGCAAAGCGCTGGTGTTACGTGAAATGGACTATGTGAAATCGGCCATTGCCGCTGGTGCTTCGGATGGTCGTATCGTCGTGCATCACATTCTGCCGAACGTGTTATCGCATGTGATTGTGGTGGCCACCGGCATGATCCCAACCTTCATTCTGACGGAAAGTTTCCTGAGCTTCCTCGGCGTCGGCGTGCAACCACCGATGATCAGTCTGGGTCTGCTGCTAAATGCCGCCCGCGATTATCAGGTGCTCGGTTCTTACCCATGGTTGTTGGCTCCAGTCGGTTTCATTCTGGTGTCAGTATTAGTGTTCAACGCTGCCGGTGACGGTCTGCGCGATGCGGTTGATCCGTACTCAGGTCGTTAAGCGAGGATTTTAAGATGAACGAACAAACCCTGTTGGTAAACGCAGAAAACATTCAGGTCGATTTCAAAACCGAAGGCGGCATTGCACAGGCCGTGCGCGATGTTTCCTTCAAAATTTACAAAGGCCAGACAGTGGCATTGGTCGGCGAATCCGGCTCAGGGAAATCGATCTCGGCGCGCGTATTGATGAAGCTGTTACCGAAAAGCGCCATCGTGGGTAAAGCCACCCGCATTACCCTGCATGGCGAAGACATGAGCGGTTATACCGAGCAGAACATGCGCAAGATCCGTGGTAAAAAGATCGGCATGATCTTTCAGGAACCAATGACCTCGCTGAACCCGATCTACACCGTGGGCGATCAGATCGGCGAAATCATCTGCGAACATAACCGCACGATCTCCAAACAAGCCTTGCGCGAACAAGTGCTCTCGTTACTAACTGAAATGCAACTGCCGGAACCAGAAAAACGTATTGATCAATACCCACATCAGATGTCCGGCGGCCAGCGTCAGCGCGTAATGATCGCCATGGCCTTGGCGAATAAACCTGACCTGCTGATTGCCGATGAGCCGACTACGGCTCTCGATGTTACCGTGCAGGCGGAAATATTGAACCTGCTGAAACGGCTGC
This window contains:
- a CDS encoding ABC transporter permease → MQSEIILEQDPRERPKSTDERYIALVWRRFKRNKLALVSMWLIVAMLILAVFASFFAPQDPAERSNENVYLPPQSIHFFSDDGFSVRPFVYPYETTFDPETFEAKYALNTDKKVYLQFFSEGWEYNFLGMTLKTHLFSAQDNQRIYLLGTDGMGRDELSRIFHGMGVTLLMAGLITTICVVVGSLVGITSGYLGGKADLWIQRVVELMLAFPELPLYLSVIAILPKTVSPKTTFILFVLLLGCLKWAQLAREVRGKALVLREMDYVKSAIAAGASDGRIVVHHILPNVLSHVIVVATGMIPTFILTESFLSFLGVGVQPPMISLGLLLNAARDYQVLGSYPWLLAPVGFILVSVLVFNAAGDGLRDAVDPYSGR